The Novosphingobium terrae genome segment CAGGTGCTGCGCTGGCGCTGGAAGCTGGTGGCAGGCGTGCTGGCGCTGACCATGCTGCTGGTGGTGGGCGCCAGCTTTGCAATTCCGCCGCGCTATCAGTCCACGGCGCGGCTGCGGATCACGCCCAACCGCCCGCTGGTGGTGGCGCCCGATGGTGAGGGCGGCAGCGGGCCGCTCGACCAGTCGTTGCTCAGCACGGAGATCGCCACGATCCGCTCGCGCGATATTGCGCGGCGCGTGGTGCTGGCCAATCACCTGCAGCATGATCCGGAGTTCGTTGCTGCACGGCTGCGCAACGGCAAGGGTGAGCTTGCCGAGGCCCGCGCGGTGGAGGCGGCGATCAGCACGTTGCTGGACCGGCTGGCGGTGGATCAGCAGGAAAAGAGCTATATTCTGGCGATCGGTTTCCAGTCGCGCGATCCGGTGAAGGCGGCCCGCATCGCCAACAGCTTTGCCGAAAGCTATATCAACAGCACCGCCGATGTGATGATGAGCACGGCGGCGCGTCAGGCCGATGAAGGCCAGGCCGCGCTGCAAAGGCTGAGCCGTCAGGCCGAGGTCGCCGCCGCCGATGTGGCGCAATATCGCGCCGCCACCGGGATTGTGCAGGGGGCCAATGGCGCGACGGTGAACGATCAGCAGATCGCGCCGCTGACCACGCAGGTGGCGACTGCGGAGGCACAGGCGGCAGCAGCGCGCTCCAATCTGGAGACGGCGGAAAAGCAGGTCGCTTCGGCGGGGCCGGATGCGGTGTCGGCGGTGCTGTCCTCCAATGTGATTGCCGATCTACGGCGACAGCGCACGGCGGCAGAGGCGGATCGCTCGCAATTGGCCTCTCGCTATGGCCCGCTGTTTCCCGCGCTGATTGAGGCCAATGAGCGCATCGCTGCTCTCGACCGCCAGATCCGCGAAGAGCAAAACCGCATCATCGAAGGCCTGCGCAGTGAGGCGCGGGCGGCCACGGCTCAGGCCGCCAGTCTGCGTGGGCAGTTGGGCAGTTTGAAAGGCGAGATTGCCGCCAACAACAGTTCTGCCGTGAAGGCTGAAAGCCTGCAGCGCAGCGCCGATGCTGCAACGGGGGCTTACAATCATCTTGCCAGTTCGGTGCAGCAAACGGCGCAGGTTGAGCAATCCAGCCAGCCTCAGGCGCGGCTGATCGAGCAGGCAGTCGTCACCAGCCTGCCCGCTTTCCCCAACCGTCCTGCTATGGCCGCCACCAGCGTGCTGGCCGGACTGGTGCTGGGGGTGATCGCGGCCATGGTGACCGAGACGATGCAGGGCACAGTGCGCAATGCCGATGATGTGGAGGTGCTGCTCGGTCTGCGTTTTCTGGCCTCGGTGCCTCGGCTGGGGCGCAAGCAGTTGCGGGGTGAGGGGGGCGAGCGTTGCTCTCCTGCCGATACGTTGATCCTGCGCCCGATGTCGGCCTATGCGGAGGCCTATCGCGCCATCCGCAGCTCGATCCGCCGGGCAGAGGGCGGGACGGCGAGGGTTGTTGCCCTGTGTTCCACGGTGCCGGGTGAGGGCAAGACCTCCAGTTCGCTCACCTTGGCGCGGGTTATGGCTATGGCGGGGGAGCGCGTGCTGCTGATCGATGGCGATGTGCGGCGCCCCAGCATCAAGCGGCTGGCCAACCTCCATCCCGAATGCGGGCTGATCGAGGTGCTGAATGGCGAGGTCGATCTGGCTCAGGCGATCATCGAGGATCATGTCGCGGGCTGCTGCATCCTGCCGGTGGCCAAATCGACCTTCAGCCCCACCGATCTCTTCAACCCCGCCCGGATGCGCAGCATGCTTGAGCAACTGCGCCCCCATTACGATCATATTCTGATCGATACGCCGCCCGTGCTGGGCGTCACCGACGCGCGCAGCATTGCCAAACTGAGCGACGGTGTGGTGCTGATGATCAAATGGGGCGGCACGCCGATTGCTGCGGTCGATGCTGCGCTGGCCGGGCTGGAACATGACAATGTGCCGATCATCGGCGCGGTACTCACCATGGTCAATCCCCGGGCCGAGGCGGTAGGGGCGCTCTATTACTCGCGCCGCTATGTGGCCTATTACGATCGGTAAAAGACGATGGCCGGTGTTTCTATCGTGATGCCGGTGCTGTGTCTGGCGGGAGTTGCTGCGGCAGGATATCTTGCCGAGCGCGAATGGGTGACCCAGACCATCATTCTTGCCATGCGAGACCCTCTGAATGAAGGGCAGGCCGTGCTGGCTGACCATGCCGACGATCCGCCCGAGGCTCTGGGGGACAGGGCCAAAGCGGGGCTCGCGGAGCTGGCTCTGATGTCTGCAGGGCGGGCGCAAAGCCGGGGGGAGCGGTTGCTCGATCTGGTGCGAGCCGATCGGCAGATCGCGGAATTAAACCGTTCCCGCCCGGCCTGGGCAACGACCCGGATTTTGACGGCTCAGGCCGATCTGATCACGCATCCGTCCGCATCTTCGCTTGGTGTGTCCGCCTATGTTGCCAGCTATCGCGCAGCGCCCTTTCTGATGCATGAGGCGCGCTGGCGGATCGCCTATGGGGCTTCCGTCTGGAACCGCTTGCCCGACGCCACGCGGCAAGGCCTGCTTGACGAGGCCGAGTGGCTGACCCGTTTTGACAACAGTCAGCGCCCGGCGATCGAGCATCTGCTGGGGGCTCGCCCCGCAGCGATGGCCTATCAGTTTCGCATGGCGTCGGGCCATCTTCCGTCAGCGGATTGAGGGCGGGCTGGCACGACCATAGAGCAGGCCTGACAGGCCCATAACCAGCCCCACCACCGCTGGCACATTCATGGCGATATCGAACAGGGAAGCGCATAGCGGCAGCAGGACAGCCAACACCATCGACAGCGCCACTGGGCTTTTCAGAACGCTGCCATGGCGCAACAGTCGCCAGAACACCGCACCCAACCACGCCAGCACCAGTGCGAGACCCGGCCAACCCAGTTCCAGCACCACTTGCAGCGGCGCGGCATGCGCGGCGCCGAAATCCCACATGGTCAAGGCATTGCCGACCGTAAGCGTGTGCTGGTTGATCTCGATAAAGGAGCCCGGCCCATAGCCTGACCATGGCGCGGCCTGAGCCATGGTCCAGAATCGCGCCCAGATCGCCAGCCTTGTGGCACCATCATGAGGCAAATCCTCAAGCCGGTCGAAGAAAAAGCCGATCGACAGCGCGAGCACCACCAGCAGCGCGATACCACCCAGCAGGTAAAAGCGATGCACGCCTGAAATCATGACGCGGCCAAGGCAGAGCAGGGTGATGCAGGGCAGCAGCAACAGAATGGCGCTGCGCGATTGTGTCGCCGCAGCCAGAGCCATGCACAGCAAGCAACTTGACGCGCAGCAAGCCAGCATCAGCAAGTTGCGATCCGAGGGGCGTATCTGCCAGCTGCGAAAGCGCATGAAGGAGACGCCCATGGCGATCAAACTCACCATGGCAAAAATCACGCCCGCAACGTTGGGATTGCCGATCGACGCGGAAAACCGCAGCCTTTGGCCGATCTCCAGCCCCAGCACGGCCGGATCGACCCATTCCAGCCGCACCGCCGCCATGGAGAGCGCGATGCCGGGGCCGACCAGCAGGGTGATGGCCTCGGCGAAGCGGCGGCAGGCGTGGCGCTGCTGGCCCAGACGCGTCATGGCCAGAAAGAACATCACCTGCCCATAGAGGCTCAAAAGGCTCAGTGCATAGAGATCGGGAGACAGTGGTGGCGCGATGGGCGGCAGATGACACGAAGGCAGCGTGGCCCAGCCCAGTTGCAACAGGCAGGGCAGGCCTGCCGGCCATGCCGATGCGTACCAGTCCCGATGTGCGGGCATGACGCTGAAGATGGCTCCGGCCAACAGGCACTGGCCAAGCGCAAACATCGCGGTCAGCATGCCGCTGTTGGCAGCCCCCAGCAGCGCGCCGCCGGTCGTGAGCAATGCGGCGGTGCAGGGCAGCAGATAGGGGATAAGATCGGCGTAGGGCAAACCATAGGCCCTCCGCCGATTTACCCCCACGATCGAGCGATAAAAACCGCGTTGCGCAAAAGCCTGTTTCATGGATGTGCCGAAGCAGCGCTGCCCCTTCAACAGGAGCCTCGCTGCAACAGCACTGCCGGCAGAGTGCGCGCCATGATGACGCCGTTCAGCATCATGGTCCGCCGCCTGATATAGACCACATCCATGGCCACGCGGCGGCGATAGCTGGTGTTGCTGCGCCCGCTGACCTGCCACAGGCCGGTAATCCCGGGCCTTACCTGACAATAATGGCTGAAATGATGGCCGTAGCGGGTGATCTCGCTATGGACGATGGGACGCGGGCCGACCCAACTCATCGTACCATTCAGCACATTGTAGAGCTGCGGCAGCTCGTCGATGCTGCTGCGGCGCAGAAAATGGCCTATGGCGGTGATGCGGGGGTCTTTGCGCAATTTCTGGCTGACTTGCCATTCCTCACGGGCTTCAGGATCACGGTCAAGCAGTTCGGCGAGGCGCCTGTCCGCATCCACTTGCATGGTGCGGAATTTGCAGCAACCAAAGGTCTCGCCGTTGCGTCCGATGCGTTTATGGATGAACAGCACCGGTCCCTTGCTGGTGCCGCGGATCGCCACGGCAACCAAAAGCAGCAGCGGCAGAACGATGGCCAGCACGGCCAGCGCCAGAGCGATATCGAGACAGCGTATCCAGTCCCATTCCGACAGGTGACGGAGGCGAGGAAAAGCGAAGGGAGAGGTCGCCGGCAAACTGGCCATGATGCACCTTGTTGCAGCCTATGCTGCGGTGCAGCCTATCCAAACTGGCGGTGCATCAAATCGATGATCTGTCCAAATTAGTTCTATATGCCATGAGAAATATCTAAATCTGATCTAAGCGATGGATGGATTTTGGGAGGTCATAATTGCTTATGTCCATTTTATAGGCCTGTAAGAGGTATTGATTCATTTTTGCGCCGGGGCTGCCCAAAGTAAGATTTCTTCCTTGGCTTTTCCTGCTGGCTGTTGGGCGGTGTTGAGATCGTCACAGATCGCGCCTCAGGATCAGCTATGGCTGGCAAGGGCCATTGTTCAGCATTCACCAGCAGCAGCTTTGGCCTGCCCTCTGTCAGCAAGGCGGGATGCGTCTCGATTTTGGCGCTGATCGGGGGCGGGGGGCCTTCAAAGGGCTGCGCCGTAGCGAGCATCGGGGGCATCGGCATGCTTGGCGCGGCATAGCCGGGATAGGCGGCGGCGGGGCGATAGAACACATGATTGCCGATGATCGCCACCTTGCGCAAATCTTTGGCCCAGAGCGGGACGATCCAGACCGTATGGTAATGCGTGGCCTGCCCGGTCTGCGCCGATGTGGCGCCATGCAGCGCAGCTTGCGCCACCAGACGGGCACGTTGCAACCGCGCGGGGTCAGGCTGGCGGGAGAGGGCTCCGTCGCAAACGAAGGTGAACTGGCATCCGGTTGCTCGCTCGCCGCCTTGATGAACCACCGCGCAGATCGTCTTGGGATAGCGCGGATGGCGCAAGCGGTTGAGGATCACCTGAGCCACCGCCAACTGTCCCGTCAGGCTTTCGCTGGCGGCTTCGTAATAGATGGCGCTGGCTATACAGTCAGTCGCGTGTTCCAGTTCAAGGGGCGAGAGCCATTCGGCATGAAAGGCGGGTGGGGCGGGATTGAGCGTCTCCAGCGGGGAGGCCATGTTGTAGGCCCGCGCCTGCTCGCGGCCAAGGGTTTGAGCCTGTTGCGGCAGAAAGGAGTCGATGGCTGGCTCGGCATCTTTTGATGCCTCTGCCTGACTGATTTCGGTCTGCCCGCTTTCGGTCAGCCCCGGTGCCAGCCCGGCGAAGCTTTCCGCCATGCCCCAATTAGTGTAGCAGACCAGCGCGCAGGCCAAGGCCAGCAAGGCCATCAGCCCCGCATCCCACAGGCGGGCGATATGCACGGGCGCGATCATGGGGCATGGGCTAACGCGCTTTCGCAGCGGCCTGAAGCTGCGACTGATCGGCTTTGGAGCCTTTCCCTCGTGCGTGCGTTAAACATCGCAGTGTATTGCGAAATTCGTTTCGGGTGGGGTGGCCCCCGCACGGCGGACGCGATAGAGGGGGCAAGTCCCCACAACAGGCCAGGAAATTTTCGATGACCCAGCAGGACGCCCGGACCACACCTCTGACGGTCGATGCCGTGATGGCGCGCTCTGGTGTGCAATTCGGCACCAGCGGCGCGCGCGGCGAGGTGGTGGCGATGACCGATCAGGTCTGCCATGCCTATACCACCGGCTTTCTCCAGCATCTGGCCAGCCTTGGAGAGTTTTCGCCCGGCACGCGTGTGGCAGTGGCAGGCGATCTGCGGCCCAGCACGCCGCGCATCATGGCGGCCTGCGCTCAGGCCGTGCGCGACCTGGGCGGAGAGCCCGTGTTCTGCGGTTTTGTGCCGACGCCGGCGCTGGCGCTCTATGCCTTCGGGCAGGGCATACCCTCGCTGATGGTGACGGGCAGCCATATCCCTGCCGACCGCAACGGCATCAAATTCTACCGCCCCAAGGGCGAGGTGCTGAAGGATGATGAGGCCGGGATGCGCGGTCAGGTGATCGCCACCGATCCGGCCATTTTCGACGAATCCGGCATGCTGAAGGCCGAGGCGGCGCTGCCTGAGGTGACCGAGGTCGCGGGCAGCTACATCCAGCGTTATGTCGATCATTTCGGCGCTCAGGCGCTGCGCGGGCTGACGATTGGTGTCTATCAGCACTCGGCGGTGGGCCGCGATGTGCTGGTCGAGGTGGTCGAGGCAATGGGCGGCAAGGCCGTGGCACTGGGCCGTGCCACGCAGTTCATTCCCGTCGATACCGAGGCCATTCGTCCCGAGGATGTCGAGCTGGCCAAGGGTTGGGCGGAAGAGTTCGGTTTCGATGCGATCATTTCGACCGATGGCGATTCGGATCGCCCGCTGCTGGCCGATCACAAGGGTGAGTGGCTGCGCGGCGATGTGCTGGGCGTGCTGTGCGCCCGCGCGCTGAGGGCCCATGCGGTGGTGACTCCGGTGTCGAGCAACACGGTGCTGGAACGCTGCGGTGCCTTTGCCGAGACGGATCGCACGAAGATCGGCTCGCCTTTCGTGATCGCGGCGATGAATGCGCATCTGGCCAAGGGTGAACAGCCGGTTGTTGGCTATGAGGCCAATGGCGGGTTCCTGCTGGGCACCAAGCTGGGCTCGCTGGAGCCGCTGCCGACGCGCGATGCGGTGTTGCCGGTGTTGACGGTGATCGTGGCGTCGCGTCCGGGGCGGATTCGCGATCTGATCGAGGAACTGCCGCCGCGTGTGACCTTCTCGGACCGTATCCAGAACTTTGCCACCGAGCGCAGTGAGGCAATCTTCGCCAAGCTGCTTGAGGGTGACAAGGATGCGCAGATCGCCCGGTTGACCGAGCATTTCGGCGGGATCGCCGGTGCTGTGACCGATCTTGATCTGACCGATGGTATCCGCATGACGACGCAGCAGGGGGCGATCATCCATCTGCGTCGCTCGGGCAACGCGCCGGAACTGCGCTGCTATTCCGAAAGCGACAATGCCGAACAGGCCGAGGCGATCAACAAGCAGGCGCTGGCCATCGTTCGCGATAAGCTGGTGTAAGAGACAGGCGGCGTTCGGCTCTGCTGAACGCCGCCGCGCCGCAGGCATAAAAGCAGTATGCGCTACGTGCAGACCTTGCCTTGATGCAGGTGGAGAGTTCAAGCGCAAGGATCGGGCGCCACTGTCCCATCGTCGGAAGACGTCATAGGAGCGCGAGGGGGTAACCCCTTCGCATCTTCCCTTTAACTCTTACTTCAACTGCCGCTTTTCCAGCTTCCGCGCCAACGTGCGCCGATGCATCCCCAACCGGCGTGCGGCTTCGGAGATGTTGAAATCGCAATCGGCCAGAGTGGAGTGGATATACTCCCACTCCATCGTCTTGATCGAGGTCTTGCGGCCTTCCAGAGGCACCTCGGGATTGCCCTCGCGCTGGGCGAAGGCTTCCTCGATGTCGTCGGTGTTGGCGGGCTTGGCGAGGTAATGCGCGGCGCCCAGCTTGATGGCTTCCACCGCCGTGGCGATGCTGGCAAAGCCGGTGAGCACCACAATGCAGGTGGCCGGATCATGCTGGCTGAGCATCTGCACGCAGGTCAGGCCCGAGGCGGTGCCCAGTTTCAGATCCACCACGGCGTAATCGAAGGCGTCGTCGCCCAGCAGGGCTTCAAGCTCCTCGGGGCTGGAGGCGAGTTGCACGTCATAGCCGCGCCGCTCGAAAGAGCGCTTCAGGGTGCGGCCAAAAGCGGGGTCGTCCTCGACGATCACCAGCGTGGGCTGGATCGCCGACTCCGGGGATAGGGGGGCCGGATCGTTCATTTTGCCCTTTTGCCCTGAAAGGCCAGCGCCGACAACGGGATCGTCAGGCTGACCTGAGCGCCGCCGTCCTCGCGGTTTTCCACCTTCAGCCGCCCGCCCAGCTTGCGCGCCACATTGACCACGAGGAACAGGCCGAGCCCGCCGCCATCGCGTCCCTTGGTGGAGACATAGGGCTTGCCGATCTGGTCGATCACCTCAGGCGCGAAGCCGGGGCCTTCATCAGTGGTGACGATGCTGAGCCAGTCACGCTCGCGCCGGGCTTCGATGGCGATGCCGTTGGGGGAGGCGTCGATGGCATTGTCGACGATATTGCTGAGCACCTGACGCAGGGCGGGATCGGCCACGATGTCCAGATCCTCGCCGATCTCTTCGGTGAAGGCGATGGGGCAGGGGGAGCGGTCACGCCAGTCGTCGATGAAGGTGTTCAGGAAGCTGTGCAGCGAGGTGACCTGCGGATTCTCGCCTCGGATTTCGCCCGCTGAGATCAGCACGCCGGACAGGATCGCCTTGCAGCGCTTCAACTCGCCCTGCATCAGCGCGATGTCCTCGGCCAGATCGCTGTCCTGCTTGACGCTGGGGTGATGCGCCCAGTCGCCAAGGATCACCGACATGGAGGCGAGCGGCGTGCCCAACTCATGCGCCGCGCCGCTGGCCAGCAGGCCGAGGCGGACAATGTGATCCTCCTCGGCGGCGCGCTGGCTGAGCGCAGCCAAACGGGCATCGCTGGCGCGGCGGTTGCGGTCGATGCGGCCCACGAAGAAGACCAGCAGCGATCCGATCAGCAGGAAGCACAGCAGGCTGCCGATCAGATAAAGCTGGAAATGCACGCCTTCATAGACGCTTGGCAAGGTCAGCGGCTGGAAGAAGAAGGTGAGGAAGGTGGCGTCGCAGCCCGCCAGCACCGCGATGATCCAGCTCCAGCGCGGGGGCAGCAGGATGGCGCCGATCACGATCTGCAGCAGGAAGAGGAAAGCGAAGGGGTTGGTGCCGCCGCCGGTCTGGTAGAGCTGCCAGGCCAGCGCGGACACATCCAGCATCAGCGAACCAAGCAGCTCAATATAGGAAAAGCCGCGCCGCCCGATGCTGAGCACCAGCGTCACCAGATTGACCAGCGCCAGCAGCACCAGCACCGTCATCATCTCGAAGATCGGCAAATGGACGCGCAGCACGGCGGCGGCAAACCAGATGGTCAGCAGCTGGCCGACCACCGCGATCCAGCGCAACTGGATCAGCAGCATCATGTTGCGCTTGGAGGCGGGGGCGATTTGCCAAGGGGGGGTGTCGCTCATGCGAGCACGCCCCCGGCAGGGTCAGGCGCGCTGGCGCCGGACCAGCACAATGGCGCCCAGACTAAGCACCGCAAGGGTAAACCAGGTGATTGCATAGCTCAGGTGATTGTTGGGAAAGCTCACCACCGTCAAGCCCGCCATGGGTTGATGGGCCATGATGGCGGCATCGACGGGAGAATCAGGGCGCATGGTCTGCGCATCGATGAACCAGTCGGGCAGGGCGGCGATATGGCGATGCGCGGCGATGGCAAAGATATCGCGTGAGGTCCAATGGTCGGCGGCAGGATCATTGCTGCGCAGGAAGCTGCCATTGGGTTCGGTCAGGCGCAGCAGGCCCGTCACCTTGACCGGCACGGCGGGGGTTGCGGCGACCACAGCGTCACGCGTGGTGCCCATCGGCACATAGCCGCGGTTGATGTAGAGGATGCGCCCGGCATCGGTCTGCAGCGGGGTCAGCGCCCAATAGCCGGTGCCATAGGCCGAGGCCCCTGTCACCAGCGTGGTGCCCTGCGCCAGCCAGCGGCCATGAAGGGTGAAGCGGCGATATTCGGCGGCTTTGAGCAGCTCGCCGGGCAGGCCGGTCGGCACGGCGTCGATCGTCTGGGGTGTGGCGTTCAGGCCCGCGTTCACCCGGGCGATCAGCGCTTCCTTCCAGCTCAGGCGCTTCACCTGCCACACGCCAAGGCCCGCGAAGAGGGCGGCAAAAGCCAGAAGGGCGGCCACCAGCATAAACTGGCGCCGCCCCCCTGTCTTGCCCTCGGTTGCCAGAGGCAAGTCCAAGGTCATGTCGCGATCAGCCCATGCCGTCCATGGTGGCGGGCATCGGCATCATGTTCTGGTTGAGGTGGAACATCACCCACATCGAACCGGAGAGCACGATCATCACGATGATCAGCGTGAAGATCAGGGCCAGCAGGTTCTGCCCGCCCTCGACCTTGGGGCTCATGTGCAGGAAGTAGACCATGTGGACCACGATCTGCACGGCGGCAAAGCCCATGATGACAAGGCCCGTGGCGGCGGGGCTGTGAAGCGCCCCGGTCATCACCAGCCAGAAGGGAATGGCGGTGAGGATCACCGACAGGACGAAACCGATCACATAGTCCTTCATCGAGGCATGGAAGCCCGAATCGTGGCCATGATCGCCATGGCCGTGATCGTTGTGGTGAGAATGGTCGGCCATCAGCGCAGCGTCCCCATCAGATAAACAAAGGTGAAAACGCCGATCCACACCACGTCAAGGAAGTGCCAGAACAGCGAGAGGCACTGCAGGCGGCGCTGGTTGGCGGCGGTCAGGCCAAAGCGGCCCACCTGCACCATCAGCGTCACCAGCCAGATCGAACCGAAGGTGACGTGCAGGCCGTGCGTGCCCACCAGCGTGAAGAAGCTGGAGAGGAACGCGCTGCGCTGCGGGCCATTGCCGCTTTCGATCAGCTCGTGGAACTCGGTCAGCTCGATGGTCAGGAAGGCCAGACCGAAGAGCAGCGTGATGAACAGCCAGATCAGCGTGGCATTCTTCTTGCCCGACTGCATCGCAATCATCGAGAAGCCATAGGTGATCGAGCTGAACAGCAGCATCGAGGTGTTGAGCGCCACCAGCGGCAGGTTGAACAGGGTCCGGGGACCCTCACCGCCCGCATAATTGCCGCCCAGCACGCCGAAGGTGGCGAACAGCATGGCAAAGATGAGGCAGTCGCTCATCAGATAGATCCAGAAGCCCAGATTGGTGCTGTAGCCGTCCGGATGAGCATGCTCATGCAGGTCGTAGTAGCTGGCGACGAGTTCGTCGCCAGACTTGTTCAGAGGGGTCTTAGGAGTGCTCACGCGGCGGCTCCTTCCTTGGAGAGCGCAGCCAGCTGCGCGGTGCGCTGCTCTTCCACTTCCGCGATATGCGCGGCGTGGATGTGGTAGCTGCGGTCATAGTTGAAGGTGTGGAAGATCGCGGTGGCAACCAGCACGGCGAAACCG includes the following:
- a CDS encoding sugar transferase; its protein translation is MASLPATSPFAFPRLRHLSEWDWIRCLDIALALAVLAIVLPLLLLVAVAIRGTSKGPVLFIHKRIGRNGETFGCCKFRTMQVDADRRLAELLDRDPEAREEWQVSQKLRKDPRITAIGHFLRRSSIDELPQLYNVLNGTMSWVGPRPIVHSEITRYGHHFSHYCQVRPGITGLWQVSGRSNTSYRRRVAMDVVYIRRRTMMLNGVIMARTLPAVLLQRGSC
- a CDS encoding phosphomannomutase; protein product: MTQQDARTTPLTVDAVMARSGVQFGTSGARGEVVAMTDQVCHAYTTGFLQHLASLGEFSPGTRVAVAGDLRPSTPRIMAACAQAVRDLGGEPVFCGFVPTPALALYAFGQGIPSLMVTGSHIPADRNGIKFYRPKGEVLKDDEAGMRGQVIATDPAIFDESGMLKAEAALPEVTEVAGSYIQRYVDHFGAQALRGLTIGVYQHSAVGRDVLVEVVEAMGGKAVALGRATQFIPVDTEAIRPEDVELAKGWAEEFGFDAIISTDGDSDRPLLADHKGEWLRGDVLGVLCARALRAHAVVTPVSSNTVLERCGAFAETDRTKIGSPFVIAAMNAHLAKGEQPVVGYEANGGFLLGTKLGSLEPLPTRDAVLPVLTVIVASRPGRIRDLIEELPPRVTFSDRIQNFATERSEAIFAKLLEGDKDAQIARLTEHFGGIAGAVTDLDLTDGIRMTTQQGAIIHLRRSGNAPELRCYSESDNAEQAEAINKQALAIVRDKLV
- a CDS encoding GumC family protein — translated: MNAVTLATPLTPVSRFDQSRHVGRRSVSFGALGQVLRWRWKLVAGVLALTMLLVVGASFAIPPRYQSTARLRITPNRPLVVAPDGEGGSGPLDQSLLSTEIATIRSRDIARRVVLANHLQHDPEFVAARLRNGKGELAEARAVEAAISTLLDRLAVDQQEKSYILAIGFQSRDPVKAARIANSFAESYINSTADVMMSTAARQADEGQAALQRLSRQAEVAAADVAQYRAATGIVQGANGATVNDQQIAPLTTQVATAEAQAAAARSNLETAEKQVASAGPDAVSAVLSSNVIADLRRQRTAAEADRSQLASRYGPLFPALIEANERIAALDRQIREEQNRIIEGLRSEARAATAQAASLRGQLGSLKGEIAANNSSAVKAESLQRSADAATGAYNHLASSVQQTAQVEQSSQPQARLIEQAVVTSLPAFPNRPAMAATSVLAGLVLGVIAAMVTETMQGTVRNADDVEVLLGLRFLASVPRLGRKQLRGEGGERCSPADTLILRPMSAYAEAYRAIRSSIRRAEGGTARVVALCSTVPGEGKTSSSLTLARVMAMAGERVLLIDGDVRRPSIKRLANLHPECGLIEVLNGEVDLAQAIIEDHVAGCCILPVAKSTFSPTDLFNPARMRSMLEQLRPHYDHILIDTPPVLGVTDARSIAKLSDGVVLMIKWGGTPIAAVDAALAGLEHDNVPIIGAVLTMVNPRAEAVGALYYSRRYVAYYDR
- a CDS encoding response regulator transcription factor, yielding MNDPAPLSPESAIQPTLVIVEDDPAFGRTLKRSFERRGYDVQLASSPEELEALLGDDAFDYAVVDLKLGTASGLTCVQMLSQHDPATCIVVLTGFASIATAVEAIKLGAAHYLAKPANTDDIEEAFAQREGNPEVPLEGRKTSIKTMEWEYIHSTLADCDFNISEAARRLGMHRRTLARKLEKRQLK
- the cyoD gene encoding cytochrome o ubiquinol oxidase subunit IV, yielding MADHSHHNDHGHGDHGHDSGFHASMKDYVIGFVLSVILTAIPFWLVMTGALHSPAATGLVIMGFAAVQIVVHMVYFLHMSPKVEGGQNLLALIFTLIIVMIVLSGSMWVMFHLNQNMMPMPATMDGMG
- a CDS encoding O-antigen ligase family protein, which encodes MKQAFAQRGFYRSIVGVNRRRAYGLPYADLIPYLLPCTAALLTTGGALLGAANSGMLTAMFALGQCLLAGAIFSVMPAHRDWYASAWPAGLPCLLQLGWATLPSCHLPPIAPPLSPDLYALSLLSLYGQVMFFLAMTRLGQQRHACRRFAEAITLLVGPGIALSMAAVRLEWVDPAVLGLEIGQRLRFSASIGNPNVAGVIFAMVSLIAMGVSFMRFRSWQIRPSDRNLLMLACCASSCLLCMALAAATQSRSAILLLLPCITLLCLGRVMISGVHRFYLLGGIALLVVLALSIGFFFDRLEDLPHDGATRLAIWARFWTMAQAAPWSGYGPGSFIEINQHTLTVGNALTMWDFGAAHAAPLQVVLELGWPGLALVLAWLGAVFWRLLRHGSVLKSPVALSMVLAVLLPLCASLFDIAMNVPAVVGLVMGLSGLLYGRASPPSIR
- a CDS encoding ATP-binding protein, producing MSDTPPWQIAPASKRNMMLLIQLRWIAVVGQLLTIWFAAAVLRVHLPIFEMMTVLVLLALVNLVTLVLSIGRRGFSYIELLGSLMLDVSALAWQLYQTGGGTNPFAFLFLLQIVIGAILLPPRWSWIIAVLAGCDATFLTFFFQPLTLPSVYEGVHFQLYLIGSLLCFLLIGSLLVFFVGRIDRNRRASDARLAALSQRAAEEDHIVRLGLLASGAAHELGTPLASMSVILGDWAHHPSVKQDSDLAEDIALMQGELKRCKAILSGVLISAGEIRGENPQVTSLHSFLNTFIDDWRDRSPCPIAFTEEIGEDLDIVADPALRQVLSNIVDNAIDASPNGIAIEARRERDWLSIVTTDEGPGFAPEVIDQIGKPYVSTKGRDGGGLGLFLVVNVARKLGGRLKVENREDGGAQVSLTIPLSALAFQGKRAK
- the cyoC gene encoding cytochrome o ubiquinol oxidase subunit III, translated to MSTPKTPLNKSGDELVASYYDLHEHAHPDGYSTNLGFWIYLMSDCLIFAMLFATFGVLGGNYAGGEGPRTLFNLPLVALNTSMLLFSSITYGFSMIAMQSGKKNATLIWLFITLLFGLAFLTIELTEFHELIESGNGPQRSAFLSSFFTLVGTHGLHVTFGSIWLVTLMVQVGRFGLTAANQRRLQCLSLFWHFLDVVWIGVFTFVYLMGTLR
- a CDS encoding cell wall hydrolase; the encoded protein is MIAPVHIARLWDAGLMALLALACALVCYTNWGMAESFAGLAPGLTESGQTEISQAEASKDAEPAIDSFLPQQAQTLGREQARAYNMASPLETLNPAPPAFHAEWLSPLELEHATDCIASAIYYEAASESLTGQLAVAQVILNRLRHPRYPKTICAVVHQGGERATGCQFTFVCDGALSRQPDPARLQRARLVAQAALHGATSAQTGQATHYHTVWIVPLWAKDLRKVAIIGNHVFYRPAAAYPGYAAPSMPMPPMLATAQPFEGPPPPISAKIETHPALLTEGRPKLLLVNAEQWPLPAIADPEARSVTISTPPNSQQEKPRKKSYFGQPRRKNESIPLTGL
- a CDS encoding SURF1 family protein; amino-acid sequence: MTLDLPLATEGKTGGRRQFMLVAALLAFAALFAGLGVWQVKRLSWKEALIARVNAGLNATPQTIDAVPTGLPGELLKAAEYRRFTLHGRWLAQGTTLVTGASAYGTGYWALTPLQTDAGRILYINRGYVPMGTTRDAVVAATPAVPVKVTGLLRLTEPNGSFLRSNDPAADHWTSRDIFAIAAHRHIAALPDWFIDAQTMRPDSPVDAAIMAHQPMAGLTVVSFPNNHLSYAITWFTLAVLSLGAIVLVRRQRA